In Nomascus leucogenys isolate Asia chromosome 11, Asia_NLE_v1, whole genome shotgun sequence, the following proteins share a genomic window:
- the KRT8 gene encoding keratin, type II cytoskeletal 8 isoform X1 — translation MNGVSWSQGLQEGISAWFGPPASTPASTMSIRVTQKSYKVSTSGPRAFSSRSYTSGPGARISSSSFSRVGSSSFRGGLGGGYGGASGMGGITAVTVNQSLLSPLVLEVDPNIQAVRTQEKEQIKTLNNKFASFIDKVRFLEQQNKMLETKWSLLQQQKTARSNMDNMFESYINNLRRQLETLGQEKLKLEAELGNMQGLVEDFKNKYEDEINKRTEMENEFVLIKKDVDEAYMNKVELESRLEGLTDEINFLRQLYEEEIRELQSQISDTSVVLSMDNSRSLDMDSIIAEVKAQYEDIANRSRAEAESMYQIKYEELQSLAGKHGDDLRRTKTEISEMNRNISRLQAEIEGLKGQRASLEAAIADAEQRGELAIKDANAKLSELEAALQRAKQDMARQLREYQELMNVKLALDIEIATYRKLLEGEESRLESGMQNMSIHTKTTSGYAGGLSSAYGGLTSPGLSYGLGSSFGSGAGSSSFSRTSSSRAVVVKKIETRDGKLVSESSDVLPK, via the exons GATCTCCGCCTGGTTTGGCCCGCCTGCCTCCACTCCTGCCTCCACCATGTCCATCAGGGTGACCCAGAAGTCCTACAAGGTGTCCACCTCTGGCCCCCGGGCCTTCAGCAGCCGCTCCTACACGAGTGGGCCCGGTGCCCGCATCAGCTCCTCGAGCTTCTCCCGAGTGGGCAGCAGCAGCTTTCGGGGTGGCCTGGGCGGCGGCTATGGTGGGGCCAGCGGCATGGGAGGCATCACCGCAGTCACGGTCAACCAGAGCCTGCTGAGCCCCCTTGTCCTGGAGGTGGACCCCAACATCCAGGCCGTGCGCacccaggagaaggagcagaTCAAGACCCTCAACAACAAGTTTGCCTCCTTCATAGACAAG GTACGGTTCCTGGAGCAGCAGAACAAGATGCTGGAGACCAAGTGGAGCCTCCTGCAGCAGCAGAAGACGGCTCGGAGCAACATGGACAACATGTTTGAGAGCTACATCAACAACCTTAGGCGGCAGCTGGAGACTCTGGGCCAGGAGAAGCTGAagctggaggcggagcttggcaACATGCAGGGGCTGGTGGAGGACTTCAAGAACAA GTATGAGGATGAGATCAATAAGCGTACAgagatggagaatgaatttgtcCTCATCAAGAAG gatgtggatgaagcttaCATGAACAAGGTAGAGCTGGAGTCTCGCCTGGAAGGGCTGACTGACGAGATCAACTTCCTCAGGCAGCTGTATGAAGAG GAGATCCGGGAGCTGCAGTCCCAGATCTCGGACACATCTGTGGTGCTGTCCATGGACAACAGCCGCTCCCTGGACATGGACAGCATCATTGCTGAGGTCAAGGCACAGTACGAGGATATTGCCAACCGCAGCCGGGCTGAGGCTGAGAGCATGTACCAGATCAAGTATGAGGAGCTGCAGAGCCTGGCTGGGAAGCACGGGGATGACCTGCGGCGCACAAAGACTGAGATCTCCGAGATGAACCGGAACATCAGCCGGCTCCAGGCTGAGATTGAGGGCCTCAAAGGCCAG AGGGCTTCCCTGGAGGCCGCCATTGCAGATGCCGAGCAGCGTGGAGAGCTGGCCATTAAGGATGCCAATGCCAAGTTGTCCGAGCTGGAGGCCGCCCTGCAGCGGGCCAAGCAGGACATGGCGCGGCAGCTGCGTGAGTACCAGGAGCTGATGAACGTCAAGCTGGCCCTGGACATCGAGATCGCCACCTACAGGAAGCTGCTGGAGGGCGAGGAGAGCCG GCTGGAGTCTGGGATGCAGAACATGAGTATTCATACGAAGACCACCAGCGGCTATGCAG GTGGTCTGAGCTCGGCCTATGGGGGCCTCACAAGCCCCGGCCTCAGCTACGGCCTGGGCTCCAGCTTTGGCTCTGGTGCGGGCTCCAGCTCCTTCAGCCGCACCAGCTCCTCCAGGGCCGTGGTTGTGAAGAAGATCGAGACACGTGATGGGAAGCTGGTGTCCGAGTCCTCTGATGTCCTGCCCAAGTGA
- the KRT8 gene encoding keratin, type II cytoskeletal 8 isoform X2 — protein sequence MSIRVTQKSYKVSTSGPRAFSSRSYTSGPGARISSSSFSRVGSSSFRGGLGGGYGGASGMGGITAVTVNQSLLSPLVLEVDPNIQAVRTQEKEQIKTLNNKFASFIDKVRFLEQQNKMLETKWSLLQQQKTARSNMDNMFESYINNLRRQLETLGQEKLKLEAELGNMQGLVEDFKNKYEDEINKRTEMENEFVLIKKDVDEAYMNKVELESRLEGLTDEINFLRQLYEEEIRELQSQISDTSVVLSMDNSRSLDMDSIIAEVKAQYEDIANRSRAEAESMYQIKYEELQSLAGKHGDDLRRTKTEISEMNRNISRLQAEIEGLKGQRASLEAAIADAEQRGELAIKDANAKLSELEAALQRAKQDMARQLREYQELMNVKLALDIEIATYRKLLEGEESRLESGMQNMSIHTKTTSGYAGGLSSAYGGLTSPGLSYGLGSSFGSGAGSSSFSRTSSSRAVVVKKIETRDGKLVSESSDVLPK from the exons ATGTCCATCAGGGTGACCCAGAAGTCCTACAAGGTGTCCACCTCTGGCCCCCGGGCCTTCAGCAGCCGCTCCTACACGAGTGGGCCCGGTGCCCGCATCAGCTCCTCGAGCTTCTCCCGAGTGGGCAGCAGCAGCTTTCGGGGTGGCCTGGGCGGCGGCTATGGTGGGGCCAGCGGCATGGGAGGCATCACCGCAGTCACGGTCAACCAGAGCCTGCTGAGCCCCCTTGTCCTGGAGGTGGACCCCAACATCCAGGCCGTGCGCacccaggagaaggagcagaTCAAGACCCTCAACAACAAGTTTGCCTCCTTCATAGACAAG GTACGGTTCCTGGAGCAGCAGAACAAGATGCTGGAGACCAAGTGGAGCCTCCTGCAGCAGCAGAAGACGGCTCGGAGCAACATGGACAACATGTTTGAGAGCTACATCAACAACCTTAGGCGGCAGCTGGAGACTCTGGGCCAGGAGAAGCTGAagctggaggcggagcttggcaACATGCAGGGGCTGGTGGAGGACTTCAAGAACAA GTATGAGGATGAGATCAATAAGCGTACAgagatggagaatgaatttgtcCTCATCAAGAAG gatgtggatgaagcttaCATGAACAAGGTAGAGCTGGAGTCTCGCCTGGAAGGGCTGACTGACGAGATCAACTTCCTCAGGCAGCTGTATGAAGAG GAGATCCGGGAGCTGCAGTCCCAGATCTCGGACACATCTGTGGTGCTGTCCATGGACAACAGCCGCTCCCTGGACATGGACAGCATCATTGCTGAGGTCAAGGCACAGTACGAGGATATTGCCAACCGCAGCCGGGCTGAGGCTGAGAGCATGTACCAGATCAAGTATGAGGAGCTGCAGAGCCTGGCTGGGAAGCACGGGGATGACCTGCGGCGCACAAAGACTGAGATCTCCGAGATGAACCGGAACATCAGCCGGCTCCAGGCTGAGATTGAGGGCCTCAAAGGCCAG AGGGCTTCCCTGGAGGCCGCCATTGCAGATGCCGAGCAGCGTGGAGAGCTGGCCATTAAGGATGCCAATGCCAAGTTGTCCGAGCTGGAGGCCGCCCTGCAGCGGGCCAAGCAGGACATGGCGCGGCAGCTGCGTGAGTACCAGGAGCTGATGAACGTCAAGCTGGCCCTGGACATCGAGATCGCCACCTACAGGAAGCTGCTGGAGGGCGAGGAGAGCCG GCTGGAGTCTGGGATGCAGAACATGAGTATTCATACGAAGACCACCAGCGGCTATGCAG GTGGTCTGAGCTCGGCCTATGGGGGCCTCACAAGCCCCGGCCTCAGCTACGGCCTGGGCTCCAGCTTTGGCTCTGGTGCGGGCTCCAGCTCCTTCAGCCGCACCAGCTCCTCCAGGGCCGTGGTTGTGAAGAAGATCGAGACACGTGATGGGAAGCTGGTGTCCGAGTCCTCTGATGTCCTGCCCAAGTGA